The following proteins come from a genomic window of Edaphobacter sp. 4G125:
- a CDS encoding PadR family transcriptional regulator, which translates to MGDAKLDLLQGTLDLMVMQTLAAMGEMHGYGIARRIEQVSGDEVLLNQGTIYASLVRLQQRGWIEAEWGASENNRRAKFYSITKRGRKQLADDTAYWTRLSGVMGRVLAMGKEGGVE; encoded by the coding sequence ATGGGAGACGCGAAACTAGACCTTTTGCAGGGAACCTTGGACCTGATGGTGATGCAGACTCTGGCGGCGATGGGGGAGATGCATGGCTATGGAATTGCCCGGCGTATCGAGCAGGTCAGTGGTGACGAGGTTCTATTGAACCAGGGCACGATCTATGCGTCACTGGTCCGTTTACAGCAGCGTGGATGGATCGAGGCCGAGTGGGGAGCGTCGGAGAATAACCGGCGGGCGAAGTTCTATTCGATTACCAAGCGTGGACGGAAACAGCTGGCTGACGACACAGCCTACTGGACGCGCCTGTCGGGCGTGATGGGGCGTGTGTTGGCTATGGGGAAGGAAGGGGGTGTCGAATGA